The Mycoplasmopsis gallinacea genome includes a window with the following:
- a CDS encoding Dam family site-specific DNA-(adenine-N6)-methyltransferase, with product MKLIKSPINYTGNKYRILDQLNTFFPKKIDCMVDLFCGGATVGLNINAKKIIFVDNNERIINLLVFLSKQNFDDFIIKCEKIIKKYNLSYSAKHGYKFYLDQCKEKSTNNGLKEYNYIGFYKMRNDYNSLVDKNTEESNLLLYILMIYSFNNDIRFNSDGHFNLPVGKTDLNKMNINKVKEYILRIQSIESEFICASFEDLNDLGIIEKADFIYMDPPYLITNAVYNSGWKREQEYALLDFIDSLIERKVNFALSNILEKIGKVNEPLQYWCYKKDALINIHDINYHYRSSSYNKIKRNSNEKEVLITNKEYK from the coding sequence ATGAAATTAATTAAATCACCAATAAATTACACAGGAAATAAATATAGGATTCTTGATCAATTAAATACCTTTTTTCCAAAAAAAATCGATTGCATGGTCGATCTTTTTTGTGGTGGAGCAACTGTTGGGTTAAATATCAATGCAAAAAAAATCATTTTTGTTGATAATAACGAAAGAATAATTAATTTACTTGTTTTTCTTTCTAAACAAAATTTCGATGACTTTATTATAAAATGCGAAAAAATAATCAAAAAATATAACCTTTCTTATTCAGCAAAACACGGATACAAATTTTATCTCGATCAATGTAAAGAAAAAAGTACAAATAATGGTTTGAAAGAATACAATTATATAGGTTTTTACAAAATGCGCAATGACTATAATTCCTTAGTCGATAAAAACACAGAAGAAAGTAATTTATTGCTTTATATCCTTATGATTTATTCATTTAATAATGATATAAGGTTTAACAGTGATGGTCATTTTAATTTACCTGTCGGGAAAACGGATTTAAACAAAATGAATATAAATAAAGTAAAAGAATATATTTTACGCATTCAATCTATTGAATCAGAATTTATATGTGCTAGTTTTGAAGATTTAAATGATTTAGGTATTATAGAAAAAGCAGATTTTATATATATGGACCCCCCTTATTTAATAACTAACGCTGTTTATAACTCTGGTTGAAAAAGAGAACAAGAATACGCACTCCTAGATTTTATAGACTCTTTAATTGAAAGAAAAGTGAATTTTGCTTTATCTAATATTCTTGAAAAAATCGGAAAAGTAAATGAACCATTGCAATATTGATGTTATAAAAAAGATGCATTAATAAATATTCATGACATAAATTATCATTATAGAAGTTCTAGCTACAACAAAATAAAAAG
- the tuf gene encoding elongation factor Tu has product MAKLDFDRSKEHVNVGTIGHVDHGKTTLTAAIATVLSKKGLSEARDYASIDNAPEERARGITINTAHIEYQTEARHYAHVDCPGHADYVKNMITGAAQMDGAILVVAATDGPMPQTREHILLSKQVGVPRIVVFLNKCDMLEGEEEMIELVEMEVRSLLSEYGFDGDNAPIIRGSATEALAGNPKYEEAVMELMNAVDTYIETPVKEFDKPFLMAVEDVFTITGRGTVATGRVERGTLKLNDEVEIVGLKPTKKTVVTGIEMFRKNLKEAQAGDNAGLLLRGVNREDIERGQVLAKPGSIVPHTEFEAAIYVLKKEEGGRHTPFFKNYKPQFYFRTTDVTGGVEFEAGREMVMPGENVNLKVKLIAPIAVEEGTKFSIREGGRTVGAGSVTKILK; this is encoded by the coding sequence ATGGCAAAATTAGATTTTGATCGTAGTAAAGAACACGTTAACGTTGGTACAATTGGTCACGTTGACCACGGTAAAACAACTTTAACAGCTGCTATTGCTACAGTTTTATCTAAAAAAGGATTATCAGAAGCTCGTGATTACGCTTCTATCGATAATGCACCAGAAGAAAGAGCACGTGGAATTACAATTAACACAGCTCACATCGAATACCAAACAGAAGCTCGTCACTACGCTCACGTAGACTGTCCAGGTCACGCTGACTACGTTAAAAACATGATTACAGGGGCTGCTCAAATGGATGGAGCTATCTTAGTTGTTGCTGCAACAGATGGACCTATGCCTCAAACACGTGAACACATTCTTCTTTCAAAACAAGTTGGTGTGCCTCGTATCGTTGTTTTCTTAAACAAATGTGATATGTTAGAAGGTGAAGAAGAAATGATTGAACTTGTTGAAATGGAAGTTCGTTCACTTCTTTCAGAATACGGATTTGACGGAGATAACGCTCCAATTATCCGTGGTTCTGCAACAGAAGCTCTTGCTGGAAACCCTAAATATGAAGAAGCAGTTATGGAACTTATGAACGCTGTTGATACATACATCGAAACTCCAGTTAAAGAATTTGACAAACCATTCTTAATGGCTGTTGAAGACGTATTCACAATTACAGGACGTGGAACAGTTGCTACAGGTCGTGTAGAACGTGGAACATTAAAATTAAACGATGAAGTTGAAATCGTTGGATTAAAACCTACTAAAAAAACAGTTGTTACAGGAATCGAAATGTTCCGTAAAAACCTTAAAGAAGCACAAGCTGGAGATAACGCTGGATTATTACTTCGTGGAGTAAACCGTGAAGACATCGAACGTGGACAAGTTTTAGCTAAACCAGGTTCAATCGTTCCTCATACAGAATTCGAAGCTGCTATCTATGTACTTAAAAAAGAAGAAGGTGGACGTCACACACCATTCTTCAAAAACTACAAACCTCAATTCTACTTCCGTACAACAGACGTAACAGGTGGAGTTGAATTCGAAGCTGGACGTGAAATGGTTATGCCAGGTGAAAACGTTAACCTTAAAGTTAAACTTATCGCACCTATCGCTGTTGAAGAGGGAACAAAATTCTCTATCCGTGAAGGTGGACGTACAGTTGGTGCTGGATCAGTTACAAAAATCCTTAAATAA
- a CDS encoding TatD family hydrolase, whose product MGKKRSNFIDAHNHITTKFYSEEQIQKIINKATENDIEFMIVNGGHRSENIEVLELAKKYPIIKPAIGIHPEDGEGENDVLLYKHLINEDVVAIGEIGLDYYYEDAPSRENQLKSFENQVKLADELKLPVVVHVRDKEEQELAYKDAYEILKKYKNLKVMLHTYAGNIEWAKLFLELGCYFSFSGVITFGSSDKTREVLEFIPLDNLLIETDAPYLRPHPFKNVLNDPNQVLFTTYYAAGLKKVGIEKFVTKINSNLRKLFNLK is encoded by the coding sequence ATGGGTAAAAAAAGAAGTAATTTTATTGATGCTCACAATCATATAACTACTAAGTTTTATTCTGAAGAGCAAATTCAAAAAATAATTAATAAAGCAACCGAAAACGATATTGAATTTATGATTGTAAATGGTGGACATAGAAGTGAAAATATCGAAGTTTTAGAACTAGCAAAAAAATATCCAATTATTAAACCTGCAATTGGAATCCACCCTGAAGATGGTGAAGGTGAAAACGATGTGCTGCTTTATAAACATTTAATTAATGAAGATGTCGTAGCGATTGGTGAAATAGGTTTAGATTACTATTATGAAGATGCTCCAAGCAGAGAAAATCAACTTAAAAGTTTTGAAAACCAAGTTAAATTAGCTGATGAACTTAAATTACCTGTTGTTGTCCACGTAAGAGATAAAGAAGAACAAGAACTAGCTTATAAAGATGCTTACGAAATTCTTAAAAAATATAAGAATTTAAAAGTTATGTTGCACACATATGCAGGTAATATTGAATGAGCAAAGTTATTTTTAGAATTAGGATGTTATTTTTCTTTTAGTGGTGTTATTACATTCGGTTCTAGTGATAAAACAAGAGAAGTTTTAGAGTTTATTCCGCTAGATAATTTATTGATCGAAACTGATGCACCTTACTTAAGACCACATCCATTTAAAAATGTTTTAAATGATCCTAATCAAGTTCTTTTTACTACTTATTATGCCGCGGGTCTTAAAAAAGTCGGGATTGAAAAATTTGTAACAAAAATAAATTCAAATTTAAGAAAGTTGTTTAATTTAAAATAA
- the rsmA gene encoding 16S rRNA (adenine(1518)-N(6)/adenine(1519)-N(6))-dimethyltransferase RsmA: protein MKKEIYAKKQFGQNFLQDKNIIKKIVKVFDLNNENIIEIGPGRGALTRELLEVAKSVIAFEIDKDMIDVLNKEFNQKDNFILVNEDFLKIDISNYKDYYIVANIPYYITTDILFKIFEQFRNFKGVVLMVQKEVAERIVAKERTKNYSKLSVTSQFLAETKLEFVVPASCFSPAPKVDSAIISFKFKDLKEENIKDKLEFFKLCFQNRRKKLSYSLKTIFNSSLINESFQKMGKNDNLRIQELTVEQITKLYDLLKK from the coding sequence ATGAAAAAAGAAATATATGCAAAAAAACAGTTTGGTCAAAACTTCTTACAAGATAAAAACATTATTAAAAAAATAGTAAAAGTTTTTGATTTAAATAACGAAAATATAATTGAAATTGGTCCTGGTAGAGGTGCTTTAACCAGAGAACTTTTAGAAGTTGCAAAAAGTGTTATTGCTTTTGAAATCGATAAAGATATGATTGATGTTCTTAATAAAGAATTTAATCAAAAAGACAATTTTATTTTAGTTAATGAAGATTTTTTAAAAATCGATATTTCAAATTACAAAGATTATTACATTGTTGCAAATATTCCTTATTACATTACAACTGATATTCTTTTTAAAATTTTCGAGCAATTTAGAAACTTTAAAGGTGTTGTTTTAATGGTTCAAAAAGAAGTTGCAGAAAGAATAGTCGCAAAAGAAAGGACTAAAAACTATTCTAAATTATCAGTTACATCACAATTTTTAGCTGAAACAAAATTAGAATTTGTGGTTCCTGCTAGTTGCTTTTCACCAGCTCCAAAAGTTGATTCTGCAATTATTTCTTTTAAATTTAAAGATTTAAAAGAAGAAAACATTAAAGATAAGCTCGAATTTTTCAAATTATGTTTTCAAAATCGTAGAAAAAAATTATCTTATTCATTAAAAACTATTTTTAATAGTTCGCTTATAAATGAATCATTCCAAAAAATGGGTAAAAACGATAATTTGAGAATTCAAGAACTAACTGTAGAACAAATTACAAAGCTCTATGATTTACTTAAAAAGTAA
- the mnmE gene encoding tRNA uridine-5-carboxymethylaminomethyl(34) synthesis GTPase MnmE yields MYDNIAAISSGSRTNQPISIVRLAGPDTLEIIKKIFKGRLGSDHEITYGHIYDNDQLIDEVLVMWFLGKKDSNGNLIFNNYVGEPIIEINCHGGIVVTNKVLELLLKNGARLAEPGEFTRRAFLNGKMDLVKAEAIHDLIMSKTSKQSLASVNKFNGKTSELIDNFLKEISLLIGMAEVNIDYPEYDDIEQLDTSKMLVKVNKLIDDLNNVIKVSEDAKYIFEGVNVAILGKPNVGKSSILNSLLSEDKAIVTDIAGTTRDLVEASYQINGMLFKLVDTAGIRKTDEKIESIGIQKSLEQIEKSDLIIHVVEPTQNDNEFDKYIEEQALKHQKMYVKVVNKSDLLNIEKQKELIYVSAINKDIKELENKMVELFQHIDIFDEKILSNTRQLSLIKKACENLLDAKNSLENYQTFDVIIIDLYAAWDNLQNIKGNVNREDLLDVMFANFCLGK; encoded by the coding sequence ATGTATGATAATATAGCTGCTATTTCGTCTGGTTCAAGAACTAATCAACCGATTTCAATTGTTAGGTTAGCAGGTCCAGATACGTTAGAAATAATTAAAAAAATATTTAAAGGTAGACTTGGAAGTGATCATGAAATTACTTATGGTCATATTTACGATAACGATCAATTAATCGATGAAGTTTTAGTTATGTGGTTTTTAGGTAAAAAAGACAGCAACGGAAACTTAATTTTTAACAACTACGTAGGCGAACCTATTATTGAAATTAATTGTCATGGTGGGATTGTAGTTACAAACAAAGTTTTAGAACTTTTACTTAAAAATGGTGCTAGGTTAGCTGAACCTGGTGAATTTACAAGAAGAGCTTTTTTAAATGGGAAAATGGACTTAGTTAAAGCAGAAGCTATTCATGATTTAATAATGTCAAAAACAAGCAAGCAATCACTTGCATCAGTTAATAAATTTAATGGAAAAACTAGTGAATTAATTGATAACTTCTTGAAAGAAATTTCACTTTTAATTGGAATGGCTGAAGTTAATATTGACTACCCTGAATATGATGATATTGAACAACTTGATACAAGTAAAATGCTTGTAAAAGTAAATAAATTGATTGATGATTTAAATAATGTTATTAAGGTTTCCGAAGATGCTAAATACATCTTTGAAGGTGTAAATGTTGCTATTTTAGGAAAACCCAATGTTGGTAAAAGTAGTATTTTAAATTCTCTTCTTTCTGAAGATAAAGCAATTGTTACTGATATTGCAGGAACTACAAGAGATTTAGTTGAAGCAAGTTATCAAATTAATGGAATGCTTTTTAAACTTGTTGATACAGCAGGTATTAGAAAAACAGATGAGAAAATAGAATCAATTGGGATACAAAAATCTTTAGAACAAATTGAAAAATCAGATTTAATTATTCATGTAGTCGAACCAACTCAAAATGATAATGAATTTGACAAATATATTGAAGAACAAGCATTAAAACATCAAAAAATGTATGTAAAAGTTGTTAATAAGTCAGATCTTTTAAATATTGAAAAACAAAAAGAATTAATATACGTTTCAGCTATAAATAAAGATATTAAAGAACTTGAAAATAAAATGGTTGAATTATTTCAACATATTGATATTTTTGACGAAAAAATATTATCTAACACCAGACAATTGTCATTAATTAAAAAAGCTTGTGAAAACCTTTTAGACGCTAAAAATAGTTTAGAAAATTACCAAACATTTGATGTTATTATTATTGATTTGTACGCAGCTTGAGATAATCTTCAAAATATTAAAGGAAATGTAAATCGTGAAGATTTATTAGATGTTATGTTTGCAAACTTTTGTTTAGGGAAATAA
- a CDS encoding PQ-loop domain-containing transporter, whose product MQLQTLDTVLGWICSILVISLSIPQLLKLLKDKKTGDVSFISFWVFHIGILLWVMYGSLHPSNLWTVVLADGISLFVNGWMTILLYHYKTEFSKKQKMYGYLGVIATFVIGIIFVVIYLAAKNVRIPDSGASIFSAIAPGLTTLAFTPQLWMSFKTNNWKGISIYMFLLYVINNIFWIVLWIVKIKIDLSESKSIVNLIISLTWQSISLTLFSIQFGFTLNDKLKSKKQSI is encoded by the coding sequence ATGCAATTACAAACACTTGATACTGTGCTAGGTTGAATTTGTTCTATTTTAGTGATTTCACTTAGCATCCCACAATTATTAAAATTACTTAAAGATAAAAAAACAGGTGATGTAAGTTTTATATCATTTTGAGTATTTCACATCGGTATTTTACTGTGAGTAATGTATGGATCTCTTCATCCAAGTAATTTATGAACTGTTGTTCTAGCTGATGGTATTTCACTTTTTGTTAATGGATGAATGACTATTTTACTTTATCATTACAAAACAGAATTTTCTAAAAAACAAAAAATGTATGGTTATTTAGGAGTTATAGCAACATTTGTAATTGGAATTATTTTTGTTGTTATTTATTTAGCAGCTAAAAATGTTAGAATTCCTGATTCAGGTGCAAGTATCTTTTCAGCAATAGCTCCTGGTCTTACAACTCTTGCTTTTACTCCGCAATTATGAATGTCATTTAAAACAAATAATTGAAAAGGTATTTCAATTTACATGTTTTTACTTTATGTAATTAACAATATCTTCTGAATTGTTTTATGAATTGTAAAAATTAAAATTGATTTATCAGAATCAAAATCAATTGTAAATTTAATTATTTCACTTACTTGACAATCAATATCACTTACTTTATTTTCTATTCAGTTCGGATTTACTCTTAATGATAAACTTAAATCTAAAAAACAAAGTATATAA